Proteins from one Buchnera aphidicola (Kurisakia onigurumii) genomic window:
- a CDS encoding metallopeptidase TldD-related protein, translated as MNNLNYIKKKQTNFQEIILFAIKYAKNKTDEIEISIKMNKGINIQSKNLKLEKVEFEKNNYIYITVYINFKKGTVCSSDLSINSIKILIKKAILIASYTEHDNFSGLADIKKITWKEKKIKNFYNVNFNISEGFKKTIIMEKSALNFHKSISHIENASFNSNYSIFHIGNSTGLLKSYSSTFSSIFISVIAKNNKGMQQDNFYSITKDVHDLEKSELVGIQASKKSLMKLSPQKIQTTTLPVILKSEIIPIFFSNFIKAINGYNVYNKKTFLLNYLEKKIFPNWMNIQENPFIKKGLGSKSFDDEGINTKIQFIVKNGILKTWLLDSYSGKKLNYLTTGHAGTISNWIFSYDEKYNLKKMMKIMNKGILITELMGDGVNIINGDFSYGISGFLIENGKILHPISENTISGNLINIFLKIVKISNDINKNSKIKSGSILFSEMKISGLN; from the coding sequence ATGAATAATTTAAACTACATAAAAAAAAAACAAACTAATTTTCAAGAAATTATTTTATTTGCTATAAAATACGCAAAAAATAAAACAGACGAAATAGAAATTTCTATCAAAATGAATAAAGGAATAAATATACAATCAAAAAACTTAAAATTAGAAAAAGTAGAATTTGAAAAAAATAATTATATTTACATAACAGTTTATATTAATTTCAAAAAAGGTACTGTCTGTTCTTCCGATTTAAGTATTAATTCAATAAAAATTTTAATTAAAAAAGCAATTTTAATTGCTTCTTATACTGAACATGATAATTTTTCAGGATTAGCTGATATAAAAAAAATAACTTGGAAAGAAAAAAAAATAAAAAACTTTTATAATGTGAATTTTAATATATCAGAAGGTTTTAAAAAAACTATTATCATGGAAAAATCTGCTTTAAATTTTCATAAATCGATATCACATATAGAAAATGCATCTTTTAACAGCAATTATTCAATTTTTCATATAGGAAATAGCACAGGATTATTAAAATCCTATAGCTCTACATTTTCTTCAATTTTTATCAGTGTAATTGCAAAAAATAATAAAGGAATGCAACAAGATAATTTTTATTCAATTACAAAAGATGTACATGATTTAGAAAAAAGTGAATTAGTAGGAATACAAGCATCTAAAAAATCTTTAATGAAATTATCTCCTCAAAAAATACAAACAACAACACTACCTGTTATATTAAAATCTGAAATTATACCTATTTTTTTTAGTAACTTTATAAAAGCTATTAATGGATATAATGTTTATAATAAAAAAACTTTTCTTTTAAACTATTTAGAAAAAAAAATTTTTCCAAATTGGATGAATATTCAAGAAAATCCATTTATAAAAAAAGGATTAGGATCAAAATCATTCGATGATGAAGGAATTAATACAAAAATACAATTCATAGTAAAAAACGGAATTTTAAAAACATGGTTATTGGATAGTTATTCAGGAAAAAAATTAAATTATTTAACTACAGGACACGCAGGTACAATATCCAATTGGATTTTTTCTTATGATGAAAAATATAATTTAAAAAAAATGATGAAAATAATGAACAAAGGAATATTGATAACAGAATTAATGGGAGATGGAGTAAATATAATAAATGGAGATTTTTCCTATGGAATATCAGGTTTTCTTATTGAAAATGGAAAAATTTTACATCCGATTAGCGAAAATACTATTTCTGGAAATTTAATAAATATATTTTTAAAAATAGTAAAAATAAGTAATGATATTAACAAAAATAGTAAAATTAAATCCGGTTCAATATTATTTTCAGAAATGAAAATATCTGGTTTAAATTA